TTATGACTGTAATCCTTTAAAAACCTTGTTAAGGGATTAGAaggatttttataattttgcatcATAAGAGACTTTAACATCAGTTTTGGTGGTAGAGATGTTGGTGGTGAAGAGAATTAgctttcttcatcttcttgttTCTCCACTGGTCTTTTGCCTCTaaccttttctctttttcttttttcttctgcagcttttcttttttcttcctccTTTTGTGCCTTGATTTGTTGACACAATTCTTAGTAAATAATATGTCCTTTCATAGTAAATTGATCCGGCTTCAGTCATCTCTTCATCTGATGGTTCTTCAACTTTCACACCAGGTGTGGCCATTACTTCTGGCAAATCCTCAATTCCTTCTTACGAGGAATTATTGGTTTCTCCAATTGATTCTGAATCATAAGGATTTGCTGATCTTTCTGATTCCCGAAAAGATCTTGAATCATCTTCTTTTGGGATTTGTTCCCAATCTGGAACTGGGGTTGTTTCTGATTTATGTCGTTCAGCTACAGATATCTTTGGTAGTATCTTATGACTGTAATCCTTTAAAAGCCCTGTTAAGGGATTAGAatgatttttatcattttacatCATAAGAGACTTTGACATCAGTTTTGGTGGTGGAGATGTTGGTGGTGAAGAGAATTGGCTTTCTTCATCTTCCTGTTTCTCCACTGGTCTTTTGCCTCTagccttttctctttttctttttccttctgcagtttttcttttttcttcctccTTTTGTGCCTTGATTTGTTGACACAATTCATAGACTGTGGCCTTCTTTTTTGGCTCTAGTGGAGGAAAAATGATTGGCTGTGTTCCGCCTTGTCGAGGACTATCTGTCTGTCTTATGGATGGGAAAAGTTCAATCCCATTTTTCTCCGGTTGTCGTGGTGGCAgctttccattttctttcagATACTTTATCTGCTCTTTAAGGTTCtggatttctttttctctttgtgCAAGATGAGAGAATAAATCCTTGCCTGGGGCTGCTGGCTCATAAGCAACTTCTTTAAgccttttttgaaaaagttttataAGATTCTTGctcatttttgaattttcatctGTCGTTTTCTCGATCTTTGAGACTTTATTATCAATCTGACAGACTTTATGATCAATCTTTTGATTGCGACAATCTGGCTCTGACATTTTCATTTGCCGGTTCAGGTGGCTTCTTCTTTGCTATCTTGATTTGTTTTCCTACGCATCATCGAAGTTTTGAAGAGATTTTTGGCATATGAAGATAttcatttttttgtgaattcTTCCAGCGGAGGAAATTCTTAATCATAAGAAGAAGTTGCCGTGTACATGTGAACTTCTGGAAATGCCTAAATGGGGACTGGAACATTCGTTTCTTGCTGGATTTCCCCCATGGTTAAATTAAGGATATTCTTGTTTTGCCTGTAAAGATTTTGATTAATCGCGACTTGAATAGGGTCTGGAAGAGACACAACAACAGCTTGCTTCAGACTTAGTTCTGATCCAAGAGCATAGAAAAGCTTCATCATAGCATAAAAATGCTTAGATAAATCTTTTTTCTGATAAGAGCAACATTTCCTTTTGAAGAATTCTCGTCTTTTGAGTGTCAGGAGATCATCAGGATTACCAATAAAATAACTATGGATAATCCTTATGGCTTGAGCAAAATCATTAACACCAAAATTGTAATTGATCCTTTGAGTGGCGAGTTCCACCAATCTTTCAACATTCTTGTGAATCTTGAAACAAATTCATACAGGATGTTATAATGGCTTTCTTCTATTAGCCTTCTAGTGTCGAGCCACGCATGGAACTCTTGTAATCTTTCAGGCCATCTGTTGATTGGAATATCATCCAACGTGAAGACCATCTTTGTTGTAGAGACATGTGGTGCTGATCTTGCATTTGATGGTTCTCCGGCTTCAGTCATCTCTTCATCTGATGGTTCTTCAACTTTCACACCAGGTGTGGCCATTACTTCTGGCAAATCCTCAATTCCTTCTTCTGAGAAATTATTGGTTTCTCCAATTGATTCTGAATCATAAGAATTTGCTGATCTTTCTGATTTCCCTGAAAATGATACTGAATCATCTTATTCTAGGATTTGTTCCAAATCTGGAATTGGGGTTGTTTCTGATTCATGTCGTTCATTCTGAGATATCTTTGGTAGTATCTTATGATGTAATCCTTTAAAACCTTGTTAAGGGATTAGAaggattttataattttgcatcATAAGAGACTTTAACATCAGTTTTGGTGGTAGAGATGTTGGTGGTGAAGAGAATTAgctttcttcatcttcttgttTCTCCACTGGTCTTTTGCCTCTagccttttctctttttcttttttcttctgcagcttttcttttttcttcctccTTTTGTGCCTTGATTTGTTGACACAATTCTTAGTAAATAATATGTCCTTTCATAGTAAATTGATCCGGCTTCAGTCATCTCTTCATCTGATGGTTCTTCAACTTTCACACCAGGTGTGGCCATTACTTCTGGCAAATCCTCAATTCCTTCTTCTGAGGAATTATTGGTTTCTCCAATTGATTCTGAATCATAAGGATTTGCTGATCTTTCTGATTCCCCTGAAAAAGATACTGAATCATCTTCTTTTGGGATTTGTTCCCAATCTGGAACTGGGGTTGTTTCTGATTTATGTCGTTCAGCTACAGATATCTTTGGTAGTATCTTATGACTGTAATCCTTTAAAAGCCCTGTTAAGGGATTAGAatgatttttatcattttgcaTCATAAGAGACTTTGACATCAGTTTTGGTGGTGGAGATGTTGGTGGTGAAGAGAATTGGCTTTCTTCATCTTCCTGTTTCTCCACTGGTCTTTTGCCTCTagccttttctctttttctttttccttctgcagtttttcttttttcttcctccTTTTGTGCCTTGATTTGTTGACACAATTCATAGACTGTGGCCTTCTTTTTTGGCTCTAGTGGAGGAAAAATGATTGGTGTGTTCGCCTTTGTCGAGGACTATCTGTCTGTCTTATGGATGGGAAAAGTTCAATCCCATTTTTCTCCGGTTGTCGTGGTGGCAgctttccattttctttcagATACTTTATCTGCTCTTTAAGGTTCtggatttctttttctctttgtgCAAGATGAGAGAATAAATCCTTGCCTGGGGCTGCTGGCTCATAAGCAACTTCTTTAAGCCTTTTTTGAAAAAGCTTTATAAGATTCTTGCTCATTTCTGAATTTTCATCTGTCGTTTTCTCGATCTTTGAGACTTTATTATCAATCTGACAGACTTTATGATCAATCTTTTTGATTGCAGCATTCTGGGCTACAGCATTTTTTGACTGCCAGTTCAGGGTGGCTTCTACTGCTGCTATCTTGATTTGTTTTCCTTCTGCATCTGTCTGAAGTTTTGAAGAGATTTTTGGCATATGAAGATAttcatttttttgtgaattcTTCAAGTGGAGGAAATTCTTGATCATAAGAAGAAGTTGCTGTGTACATGTGAACTTCTGGAGATGCCTGAACGGGGACTGGAACTTTCGTTTCTTGTTCTTGGCTGCATGTCATAAACTGACTATTTTTCTGGACCCACTTATTGATTCGTTTGTAACATGGCTGCTTTAGAGGCTTAGCTAACCATTTTTGATCGGGGTCTGCTTTTGGAGGAGATGGTGGAAATGTTTGAGATAGGTTTTGGACTTTAAGGGATTGTGGTCTTTTTACAGAATAGTCCACAAGATAAACAAATTTGTCATTATCTTCCCCTAATGGACGGATCACTTTTTTAAGgtcaattttcattttgagtatgaagcattttaaatttagtactTACAGACCCcagaaccaaaaagaaaataactaatTATTAAATCTTGTATTATGTTATTCCATAACTTTATTTTCTAGGCTTAACTTAGGTACGTTTAATACATGTGCGCATGTCTAATACTTATTATGAAGTTACTCATAACGTTTGTGagctttatttataaatttatatatgttaaagtAAATTATTATGAGTGAGAAATTTAGTAGAATAGGATTAGCTCTAAAGCAAAGTTGTGCATCTTAAATAGTATTATGTGCTTCCAGATTGTATTAATTAGCAAATAGTGAAGACATtagttttatgttatttatttatttattattttaaaaaaatccaatacATTTGGATAGAAATGAGATAAAGGGAGAGGggtggttttatttattaaagtaaaattgtGCTTTGATGATATGTTGAAGTAACTTGACCTGTTGAATCATTTCAGCATTGCATATTCTACAACTAATGATGTTTCTGGTGAAAGCATTGACGGATCTACTCAGGTTTGttctaaacttttaaaattgaaatgcaATAACTACCCTTAACCATAGCTTTCCCATTTGTGCTTCTGCTTGATTGTGTCATTACATTCAATAGATTTTTGGTGCCACTACTGGAATGTGGCATGGATAAATGTTTTATGGCTGTAATATAATCTCAGAATCTAGTGTGCAAGGTGTGTGCATGAGAAAAAAGTTTATTACCTTATTGTGGAACTAGTCTATTCATTGGACTGGTGGAAATTGTAGGTTATGGTTAGTagaatgtatgaatttcatGAGGCTTGATTATTTAAGCTGTAAGAGTTTAATATATCCATTTCCAATTCTTAATTTAAGTGGTATGGGTTTAATGGAACTTTTCTTGTGGGTTATGTGGGTAATAAGGGAAATTCATTGTATTGCTTTAATTCAGCTTCTTGTTATCCTTGATAATCAATATTAATGCACTAATAGTTTGCCTATGTGGTTGACCAGGCACTGGATCAAGTGGTTTCTACTGATATGAAACAGGTCATGCTTGTTAAGGCATTATTAAATGCTCATGACACACTGCTTGCGGAGCTGCAAAAACTTAGTGATGCCATTAACCATGCTGTTGATTTGACTGAATTGACCTCCAAAATGAACGATATGAAGTTATTTGATTCCTTTCTGCAAGAACCGGTTGGTGCTGATGCTGAAGATTCAGCACAAGGCAAGGCACGAAATGGTCTTGAGGTCCTTGCTTTATGTTATCGAACAGTGTActcttattcttatttttgtgttttaatatattaaaatgataacaCCTTTGTCTCTTAACAGAGAGTAAATGGCAGATTAGAGTTTCAAAGTGATAGATTGGTCCATAATTTATCGAAGGATGAtgtacttaaaatatttaatctatcGGGAGATCAAGTGTTTTATTTATGGAACACTTTCCTGAATTTCCGCAGGTTAGCACATACAACTTCACTTCCTATTCTTCACTGCTCCTGTGGGTCCCCCTCTAATTCATTTGGGCAATGACAAGTGGTGTATGGTTTGGCACAGCTGTACGCTTAATTGTTTTGAGTACCTTATATTCAGAATGTGGCGCAACGGGCATGAAGGGATTTATGCAGCTGCATTGGGTGGATATAGAACCTCTGCTTCATTTGGATCTGTTAATCCTACAATATTGATGCCCTAAATGAAGGTTAGAACCCCCCTTCACATCATAATTATTTCTATCCTTGGAAAGTGACTGATTATGCATTTTCCAATGCTGCTTGTCATTATATTTGGTTTGCTCTAAATGAAGGTTAGTGCTATCATAATTATTCCTACCCTTGTAAATTGACTTACTTTTCATTTGCTTGTACTGGTTGTCATTGCATTTTGTTTGCTCTTGTTGTCACTAAGAAGCTGATAATGAGCCTTGAACTTCTTGTATAGAACTTGAGTAATGCTAAGGTACAAAGAAGTCGAGTCATGTGTAAATGTCTTCCTTTTTCCAAGATGAATGAGTGGACTCAGTTTTGTTAGGACTGTGTGTCGTGCTCTGCTTGTTGTTTTGAATGGGTACGAATCTCCTAGCACCTTTAGGGAACTAGAATTGAAGTTTGTTAGCTTTGGGCAGAGAATTTTAACCAAAGGCTTGCTTTACCCCAAATAGTTGCTtctattttgatgatatattgtTGCCCTAAATGAAGGTTAGAGCCCCCTTCACATGGTAATTATTTTATCCTTGGAAAGTGACTGATTATGCATTTGCCAATGTTGCTTGTCATTATATTTGGTTTGCTCTAAATGAAGGTTAGTGCCATCATAATTATTCCTATCCTTGTAAATTCACTGATTTTTCATTTGCCAGTAATGCTTGTCATTGCAT
This genomic stretch from Gossypium raimondii isolate GPD5lz chromosome 6, ASM2569854v1, whole genome shotgun sequence harbors:
- the LOC105772509 gene encoding uncharacterized protein LOC105772509, giving the protein MDNKELASRSKEGRARTEMEILEFLDHPFLPSLYAVINSPKWFCLLTEFCAGGDLHVLRQRQPLNHSAVSIAYSTTNDVSGESIDGSTQALDQVVSTDMKQVMLVKALLNAHDTLLAELQKLSDAINHAVDLTELTSKMNDMKLFDSFLQEPVGADAEDSAQGKARNGLERVNGRLEFQSDRLVHNLSKDDVLKIFNLSGDQVFYLWNTFLNFRSCTLNCFEYLIFRMWRNGHEGIYAAALGGYRTSASFGSVNPTILMP